Proteins encoded together in one Halothermothrix orenii H 168 window:
- the purC gene encoding phosphoribosylaminoimidazolesuccinocarboxamide synthase: MLTKLEMLYEGKAKKVYRTEDKDRVIIEYKDDATAFNGKKKGTIQEKGFYNAQISAALFNLLEDNGVKTHFIKKLGDREQLTTYVDIIPLEVVVRNIVAGSLSKRLGLEEGYVLEEPIIEFYYKRDDLGDPLLNNSHIRALKLADEEEIKEITAMGFKVNDILRNYLSNKGIELVDFKLEFGKNNGNILLADEISPDTCRFWDKSSGEKLDKDRFRRDLGGVENAYREVWSRVK; encoded by the coding sequence ATGTTAACAAAACTGGAAATGCTTTATGAAGGAAAGGCTAAAAAGGTTTATCGGACCGAGGACAAAGACAGGGTTATTATTGAGTATAAGGATGATGCTACTGCTTTTAATGGGAAGAAAAAGGGAACTATCCAGGAAAAAGGATTTTATAATGCCCAGATAAGTGCAGCTCTATTTAATCTACTCGAGGATAATGGAGTTAAAACCCATTTTATAAAAAAGCTTGGTGACAGAGAGCAGCTGACAACCTATGTGGATATAATTCCTCTGGAAGTAGTTGTCAGGAATATAGTGGCCGGTAGCCTTTCAAAGCGGCTGGGTCTTGAAGAAGGTTATGTTCTTGAAGAGCCCATTATTGAATTTTACTATAAGCGGGATGACCTGGGTGATCCTTTACTAAACAATTCACACATTAGAGCTCTGAAGCTGGCAGATGAAGAAGAAATTAAGGAAATTACAGCTATGGGTTTTAAAGTTAACGATATTTTGAGAAATTATCTTTCAAATAAAGGTATAGAACTGGTTGACTTTAAACTTGAGTTTGGGAAGAATAATGGTAATATTTTACTGGCTGATGAAATATCTCCGGATACCTGCCGGTTCTGGGATAAAAGTAGTGGAGAAAAGCTTGATAAAGACCGCTTCCGTAGGGATTTAGGCGGTGTCGAGAATGCCTACCGGGAAGTCTGGTCCCGGGTTAAATAG
- the purN gene encoding phosphoribosylglycinamide formyltransferase, whose translation MGNKINLAVFISGNGTNLQAIIDSIKAGRVEAELKMVISDKKNAYGLVRAEKAGIENIFIDPADFNSRQGYEKELLDYLDKKNIDLVALAGFMRLLSPYFINQFSGKIMNIHPSLLPSFPGLHAQRQALEYGVKVSGCTVHFVDEGMDTGPIILQAPVPVYSDDTEERLASRIREKEHELYPEAIQLFAENRLTIQGRKVYINQP comes from the coding sequence ATGGGCAATAAAATTAATCTGGCTGTATTTATTTCCGGGAATGGAACCAATCTTCAGGCAATTATAGATTCTATTAAAGCTGGCAGGGTTGAGGCTGAATTAAAAATGGTGATCAGTGACAAAAAGAACGCCTATGGCCTGGTCAGGGCCGAAAAGGCCGGCATTGAAAATATCTTTATTGATCCAGCTGATTTTAACTCCCGCCAGGGGTATGAGAAGGAATTGCTGGATTATCTGGATAAAAAGAATATAGACCTGGTAGCCCTGGCCGGCTTTATGCGTTTGTTAAGCCCCTATTTTATTAATCAGTTTTCAGGAAAGATTATGAATATACATCCTTCATTGCTGCCCAGTTTTCCGGGGCTTCATGCCCAGAGGCAGGCCCTGGAATACGGGGTTAAGGTCAGTGGTTGTACAGTTCATTTTGTAGATGAAGGAATGGATACTGGCCCCATCATCTTACAGGCTCCAGTCCCGGTTTACAGTGACGATACAGAAGAAAGACTGGCTTCCCGGATAAGGGAGAAAGAACATGAACTTTACCCGGAAGCTATTCAGCTTTTTGCTGAAAACAGGTTAACAATACAGGGTAGAAAGGTATATATAAATCAACCATAA
- the purH gene encoding bifunctional phosphoribosylaminoimidazolecarboxamide formyltransferase/IMP cyclohydrolase, with product MAKRALLSVSDKRGIVKMARGLVDLGYEIISTGGTARKLREGGLEVIDVSQITRFPEMMDGRVKTLHPAIHGGLLALRDNSGHMEQLEEQGIKPIDMVVVNLYPFAETISRPGVTLEEAIENIDIGGPSMIRSAAKNYCSVAVVTDPDDYDKILTELNENDGDLSLKTRQRLAVKAFRMTAEYDTTIFDYLQGRNERDKKETSKAKSSKEEADIVFPEVISLNYIKKQDLRYGENPHQRAVFYRETNLKEPSITTAEKLHGKELSFNNINDANGALELVKEFTDRPAAAVIKHANPCGMAVADTLEEAYRKAHAGDPLSAFGSIVALNREVSPEVAREIAGKDKFVEVVIAPDYMTEALEILKNRWKNVRLLRTGDLFINREKPGYDMKKVTGGLLVQERDLAIINEDDLKIVTEVKPTEGQLRDLLFAWKVVKHVKSNAIVMAKDEMVVGVGAGQMSRVDAMIIAGRKSEGRQEGGVVASDAFFPFPDAIEEAAARGIKAIIQPGGSIRDDQVIEAANDHKIAMVFTGRRHFRH from the coding sequence ATGGCTAAAAGAGCCTTATTGAGTGTTTCTGATAAGAGGGGAATAGTGAAAATGGCCCGGGGGCTTGTTGACCTGGGTTATGAAATAATATCCACCGGGGGTACGGCCCGTAAACTCCGTGAAGGTGGTCTGGAGGTTATTGATGTCAGCCAGATAACCCGTTTTCCTGAAATGATGGATGGACGGGTTAAAACCCTTCATCCGGCTATTCACGGTGGTCTTCTGGCTTTAAGGGATAACTCCGGTCATATGGAACAGCTTGAAGAGCAGGGGATTAAACCCATTGATATGGTAGTGGTCAACCTTTACCCCTTTGCTGAGACCATTAGCCGTCCGGGAGTAACCCTGGAGGAAGCCATTGAAAATATTGATATCGGAGGTCCCAGTATGATTAGATCAGCTGCTAAAAACTATTGTAGTGTTGCTGTAGTGACCGATCCTGATGATTATGATAAAATTCTTACTGAACTTAATGAAAATGATGGAGACCTCTCTTTAAAAACAAGGCAAAGGCTGGCAGTTAAGGCTTTTAGAATGACAGCAGAGTATGATACAACTATTTTTGATTATCTACAGGGTAGAAATGAACGGGACAAAAAAGAGACCAGTAAGGCTAAAAGCAGTAAAGAAGAAGCAGATATTGTTTTCCCGGAAGTTATTAGCTTAAATTATATAAAGAAACAGGATTTGAGGTATGGGGAAAACCCTCATCAGAGGGCTGTTTTTTACCGGGAAACAAATTTAAAAGAGCCCTCTATTACTACTGCTGAAAAGCTTCATGGCAAGGAGCTTTCCTTTAACAATATCAATGATGCTAACGGGGCCCTGGAACTGGTTAAGGAGTTTACCGACCGGCCAGCCGCTGCAGTTATTAAACATGCCAATCCCTGTGGAATGGCAGTAGCCGATACCCTGGAAGAGGCTTACCGGAAGGCTCATGCCGGGGATCCCCTGTCAGCTTTTGGTAGTATTGTGGCCTTAAACCGTGAAGTTTCACCAGAAGTAGCCCGGGAGATTGCCGGCAAAGATAAGTTTGTCGAGGTTGTTATTGCCCCTGACTATATGACGGAGGCTCTCGAAATCCTTAAAAATAGATGGAAAAATGTCAGGCTTTTAAGGACAGGAGATCTTTTTATTAACCGGGAGAAGCCTGGCTATGACATGAAGAAAGTTACCGGTGGTTTACTTGTTCAGGAACGGGACCTTGCTATTATAAATGAGGACGACCTTAAGATAGTTACTGAAGTGAAACCAACTGAAGGACAGTTAAGGGATTTGTTGTTTGCCTGGAAGGTTGTAAAACATGTTAAGTCCAATGCAATCGTTATGGCTAAAGACGAGATGGTAGTAGGTGTCGGGGCCGGGCAGATGAGCCGGGTGGATGCCATGATTATTGCCGGTCGTAAGTCAGAAGGAAGGCAGGAAGGCGGGGTTGTTGCTTCAGATGCTTTCTTCCCCTTCCCGGATGCCATTGAGGAGGCGGCTGCCAGAGGGATTAAGGCTATCATCCAGCCCGGTGGTTCAATCAGGGATGACCAGGTGATTGAAGCTGCCAATGACCATAAAATTGCCATGGTCTTTACCGGGAGAAGGCATTTCAGGCATTAA
- the purM gene encoding phosphoribosylformylglycinamidine cyclo-ligase gives MKKGITYADSGVNIDKGNEFVDRIKDKVKETHLPGVIGGVGGFGGLFAPDFKQYQKPVLVSGTDGVGTKLKIAQLVNKHDIIGIDLVAMCVNDILAQGAKPLFFLDYMATGQLELETGEEIITGITRGCKQAGVALLGGETAEMPGFYQQGSYDLAGFAVGIVDRKNIITGSKIKAGDQLLGLPSSGIHSNGYSLVRKVLLEKEGLKVDDRIKELDCTLGEELLKPTRIYVPVVLPLLEKYEVKGIAHITGGGMPENIARIIPDGLQARVNRESWSCPPVFTYIQAKGDIATVEMERTFNMGIGMVLVVSPDILENVMSDIKARGEKVYHIGEINSIGKKEGKVVIYNGQ, from the coding sequence ATGAAAAAGGGCATAACCTATGCTGATTCGGGGGTAAATATTGATAAAGGTAACGAGTTTGTGGATCGCATTAAAGATAAAGTAAAAGAAACCCACCTTCCCGGGGTTATCGGTGGGGTGGGGGGATTTGGGGGGCTTTTTGCCCCTGATTTTAAACAATACCAAAAACCGGTTCTTGTCTCTGGAACCGATGGGGTTGGTACTAAACTGAAAATTGCCCAGCTTGTTAATAAACATGATATCATCGGGATTGACCTGGTAGCCATGTGTGTTAATGATATCCTGGCCCAGGGGGCAAAACCCCTTTTTTTCCTTGATTACATGGCTACCGGGCAACTTGAGCTCGAGACCGGAGAGGAGATTATTACCGGAATTACCAGGGGATGTAAACAGGCCGGTGTTGCCCTGCTCGGTGGGGAGACAGCGGAGATGCCGGGCTTTTATCAGCAGGGGAGCTATGACCTGGCCGGTTTTGCAGTTGGGATCGTTGACCGTAAGAATATAATTACCGGTTCGAAAATAAAAGCAGGGGATCAGCTACTGGGCCTTCCTTCATCTGGGATACATAGTAATGGTTATTCCCTGGTCAGGAAAGTACTTCTTGAAAAAGAGGGGTTGAAAGTAGATGATAGAATAAAAGAGCTAGACTGTACCCTTGGTGAGGAGCTTTTAAAACCAACCCGTATTTATGTACCTGTGGTTCTTCCGTTGCTAGAAAAATATGAAGTAAAGGGAATAGCTCATATTACCGGTGGGGGAATGCCGGAAAATATAGCCCGGATTATTCCTGATGGCCTTCAGGCCAGGGTAAACAGAGAAAGCTGGTCGTGTCCCCCAGTATTTACCTATATTCAGGCCAAGGGGGATATTGCTACAGTTGAAATGGAGAGAACCTTCAATATGGGGATCGGTATGGTGCTGGTTGTTTCTCCGGATATATTAGAAAATGTTATGTCAGATATAAAGGCCCGGGGAGAAAAAGTATACCATATTGGAGAAATAAATAGTATCGGTAAAAAAGAGGGTAAGGTGGTTATCTACAATGGGCAATAA
- the purL gene encoding phosphoribosylformylglycinamidine synthase subunit PurL — protein sequence MKSREQLLEKLKFHGLTEKEYHMIVEKLGREPNELELGLFGVMWSEHCGYKNSKAVLRNFPTEGEQVLQGPGENAGIVDIGDNKAVVFKIESHNHPSAIEPYQGAATGVGGIIRDIFTMGARPIALLDSLRFGPLDEERVRYIFSGVVSGISDYGNSIGIPTVGGETYFHKAYKGNPLVNAMCVGLVDHKDIIKAVARGVGNPVMVVGATTGRDGIQGASFASEELSEDSEERRPSVQVGDPFMEKLLLEACLELYKTDAVVGIQDMGAAGLISSSCEMASRAGSGMELDVSQVPLREPGLTPYEIMLSESQERMLVVPKKGREDEVKKIFKHWGLNARVIGRVTDDGILRIKNGEDVVAEVPAHYLAEAPEYVREGKRPAWLDEENKLDLESLPLPDDYNKVLLEMLDSPNLASKEWIYSQYDHMVQNNTMVLPGSDAAVLRIKGTERAIAVTTDSNGRYFYLDPRQGGKLAVAEAARNIVCSGGQPLAITDGLNFGNPEKEEIYWQFKEAVAGISEACLALGTPVVSGNVSFYNEHEGKAIYPTPIVGMIGVLEKQEYATDIAFKDEGDLVYLIGETREELGGSEYLSVIHDKDRGLPPTLDLEEEKRLQSSLLTLIQEGLVKSAHDCAEGGLTIALTECCLTGDLGAIIELGDFQIRPDAMLFGESASRVLITISPGDKEKAESVLQESGLKYRNIGKTGGNRLIIDSYIDLELTEIKDRWERTIPCHMK from the coding sequence ATGAAATCCCGGGAACAACTATTAGAAAAGCTAAAATTTCACGGACTTACTGAAAAAGAGTATCACATGATTGTTGAAAAACTGGGGAGAGAGCCCAATGAACTGGAGCTGGGTCTTTTCGGGGTTATGTGGTCCGAACACTGTGGTTATAAAAATTCCAAAGCAGTCTTAAGGAATTTCCCCACCGAAGGGGAGCAGGTCCTTCAGGGTCCGGGTGAGAATGCCGGTATAGTCGATATCGGTGATAACAAGGCGGTTGTTTTTAAGATTGAGAGTCATAACCATCCGTCTGCCATTGAGCCTTATCAGGGAGCAGCGACCGGTGTTGGTGGTATAATCAGGGATATTTTTACCATGGGAGCCCGCCCTATAGCCTTACTTGATTCCCTCAGGTTTGGTCCCCTTGATGAGGAACGGGTTCGATATATTTTTTCAGGGGTGGTCAGTGGGATCAGTGACTATGGGAATAGTATCGGGATCCCCACCGTCGGTGGTGAGACTTATTTTCATAAAGCCTATAAAGGGAATCCTCTTGTAAATGCCATGTGTGTTGGTCTGGTTGATCACAAAGATATCATAAAAGCTGTGGCCCGGGGTGTTGGAAACCCGGTTATGGTTGTTGGTGCAACCACAGGTCGGGATGGTATCCAGGGGGCCAGTTTTGCCTCCGAAGAACTGAGTGAAGATTCGGAGGAAAGGCGTCCCTCGGTTCAGGTTGGTGACCCCTTTATGGAAAAACTGTTACTGGAGGCCTGCCTTGAATTATATAAGACCGATGCAGTGGTTGGTATCCAGGATATGGGGGCAGCAGGTCTGATAAGTTCTTCCTGTGAAATGGCAAGTCGGGCCGGTAGTGGTATGGAGCTGGATGTCAGCCAGGTTCCCCTGCGTGAACCGGGCCTGACTCCTTATGAAATTATGTTATCGGAATCCCAGGAGAGAATGCTGGTTGTCCCTAAAAAAGGGCGTGAAGATGAGGTTAAAAAGATCTTTAAACACTGGGGCCTTAATGCCCGGGTTATTGGCCGGGTAACCGATGACGGTATTTTAAGGATAAAAAATGGAGAAGATGTTGTGGCTGAAGTGCCAGCCCATTATCTGGCTGAGGCTCCCGAATATGTCAGGGAAGGTAAGAGGCCTGCCTGGCTGGATGAGGAGAATAAACTGGATTTGGAGTCGTTACCACTCCCAGATGATTATAATAAAGTTTTGCTGGAAATGCTGGATTCACCAAACCTGGCCAGTAAGGAATGGATTTATAGTCAGTATGATCATATGGTCCAGAACAATACAATGGTCTTACCCGGATCTGATGCAGCTGTTTTACGGATAAAGGGCACTGAACGGGCTATTGCGGTTACCACTGACTCCAACGGGCGCTATTTTTATCTTGACCCCAGGCAGGGGGGTAAACTGGCTGTGGCCGAGGCAGCCCGGAATATAGTCTGCAGTGGTGGTCAGCCCCTGGCAATTACAGATGGTCTGAATTTCGGAAATCCCGAGAAAGAAGAAATTTACTGGCAGTTCAAAGAGGCGGTGGCCGGAATCAGTGAGGCCTGCCTGGCCCTCGGCACACCGGTGGTTAGTGGTAATGTCAGCTTTTATAATGAACACGAAGGAAAGGCCATTTATCCAACTCCAATTGTAGGTATGATTGGAGTACTGGAAAAGCAGGAGTATGCTACCGATATTGCTTTTAAAGATGAGGGAGATCTAGTTTACCTCATTGGAGAGACCAGAGAAGAACTTGGGGGCAGTGAATATTTATCGGTAATACACGATAAAGACAGGGGGTTACCCCCGACTCTTGACCTTGAAGAAGAAAAGAGGTTACAGTCATCTTTATTGACTCTTATCCAGGAGGGGTTAGTTAAGTCTGCCCATGATTGTGCCGAAGGTGGTCTGACTATAGCTCTTACTGAATGTTGTCTCACCGGGGATCTCGGTGCCATAATTGAGCTGGGTGATTTCCAGATAAGGCCTGATGCGATGTTATTCGGAGAATCGGCTTCCAGGGTATTGATAACAATTTCACCTGGAGATAAAGAAAAGGCGGAATCTGTTTTACAAGAATCTGGCTTAAAATATAGAAATATCGGTAAAACGGGTGGGAACCGACTAATAATTGATAGTTATATTGACCTGGAGCTCACTGAAATAAAAGATAGGTGGGAGAGGACAATACCATGCCATATGAAATAA
- the purS gene encoding phosphoribosylformylglycinamidine synthase subunit PurS, whose protein sequence is MRWKIEVKVNLKEGILDPQGSTIEKSLHSLGYKDISKVRVGKDITFFMEGENREDVVKRAEETAGRILANPVIEDYKVEVKKAN, encoded by the coding sequence ATGCGCTGGAAGATAGAGGTTAAGGTAAATCTTAAAGAGGGGATTCTGGACCCCCAGGGGAGTACCATTGAAAAATCTCTTCATTCCCTGGGTTATAAAGATATCAGTAAAGTCAGGGTTGGTAAAGATATAACCTTCTTTATGGAGGGAGAAAACAGGGAGGATGTAGTTAAAAGGGCTGAGGAGACCGCCGGCCGAATTCTGGCCAATCCAGTTATCGAAGATTATAAAGTTGAAGTAAAAAAAGCCAATTAA
- the purF gene encoding amidophosphoribosyltransferase yields MPYEIMSGKPREECGVFGIFSPDRNDAGSLIYLGLHSLQHRGQESAGIAVSQDKGINLYKRMGLVDNVFNKSIIETLSGWAGIGHVRYSTTGSSLAANSQPILINSIKGQVALAHNGNLVNGYELRIALEKKGSVFHSTLDTEVIAHLIARSQYNDIPSALLDSLKTIEGAYSLVVLTRDKLIGVRDPRGFRPLVMGKLGEGIVLASETCALNIIGAEYVRDIEPGEMVVIDENGVQSYSFNPEVEPRFCIFEYIYFARPDSSFNGNNVHLIRKDMGRQLAREAGDLLKKIDVVVPVPDSGISSAQGFAEESGLPFQYGLIKNRYVGRTFINPTQEMRNLKVRMKLNPIKNIIRGKNIALIDDSIVRGTTSRQIVNMLKEAGARDVHLFVSSPPVTHSCYYGLDTSNRQELIASRLNVKDIAREIGADSLTYLSIEGLLSTVERKEKGCCVACFSGDYPTRTGNGKLALEKNVPEIKSGQ; encoded by the coding sequence ATGCCATATGAAATAATGAGCGGAAAACCCAGGGAAGAGTGTGGTGTATTTGGTATTTTTTCACCGGACAGGAATGATGCCGGTAGTCTTATCTACCTCGGGTTGCATTCTTTACAGCACCGGGGGCAGGAGAGTGCCGGTATTGCTGTAAGCCAGGATAAAGGGATTAACCTCTATAAGCGGATGGGTCTGGTAGATAATGTTTTTAATAAATCCATCATTGAGACCCTGTCGGGTTGGGCAGGGATTGGTCATGTCAGGTATTCAACTACCGGTTCCAGCCTGGCTGCTAATTCCCAGCCCATCCTGATTAATTCAATCAAGGGTCAGGTAGCCCTGGCCCACAATGGTAACCTTGTTAATGGTTATGAATTAAGGATTGCCCTCGAGAAAAAGGGTTCTGTTTTTCATTCTACCCTGGATACGGAAGTGATTGCCCACCTTATTGCCCGTTCTCAATACAACGATATCCCCAGTGCTCTTCTCGATAGTTTAAAAACAATTGAAGGGGCCTATTCTCTTGTAGTTTTAACAAGGGATAAGCTTATTGGCGTCCGGGATCCCCGGGGTTTCAGGCCTCTGGTCATGGGAAAGCTGGGTGAGGGCATAGTCCTGGCTTCAGAAACCTGTGCCCTGAATATAATCGGGGCTGAATATGTACGGGATATTGAACCCGGGGAGATGGTAGTGATAGATGAAAATGGTGTTCAGAGCTATTCCTTTAATCCGGAGGTTGAACCCCGGTTCTGTATATTTGAGTATATCTATTTTGCCCGTCCCGACAGCTCTTTTAATGGAAATAACGTCCATCTGATCCGTAAAGATATGGGGAGGCAGCTGGCCCGGGAAGCCGGTGACCTCCTGAAAAAAATAGATGTAGTCGTTCCTGTACCTGATTCGGGAATTTCTTCAGCCCAGGGTTTTGCTGAAGAAAGCGGCCTTCCGTTTCAATATGGCCTTATTAAAAACAGATATGTGGGTAGAACCTTTATTAATCCTACCCAGGAAATGAGGAATCTGAAGGTTAGAATGAAATTAAATCCTATTAAGAATATTATAAGGGGGAAGAATATTGCTCTGATAGATGATTCAATTGTCAGGGGAACAACCAGCCGTCAGATCGTTAATATGCTTAAAGAGGCCGGGGCCCGGGACGTTCATCTCTTTGTCAGTTCACCTCCGGTAACCCATTCCTGTTATTATGGTCTTGATACCTCCAATAGGCAGGAATTAATTGCTTCCCGGCTAAATGTCAAAGATATTGCCCGGGAAATTGGAGCTGATTCGTTAACCTATCTCAGTATCGAGGGATTATTATCTACTGTTGAGAGAAAAGAAAAAGGTTGCTGTGTCGCCTGTTTTTCGGGTGATTACCCTACCAGGACCGGAAATGGGAAACTGGCTTTAGAAAAAAACGTCCCTGAGATTAAATCAGGACAATAA
- the purB gene encoding adenylosuccinate lyase → MERNIFENICPLDHRYSLKKDLFNDLGKYFSEKATIYFQARVELALVKALAGRGVCSFDVVKEVEEAVKGIKVGEVYEEEARTRHNIRALVNCIRKKISAEARPFVHLSATSFDIVDTANSLRYKEATEKLIVPALERLLEQWLNLAEQERDTLQIGRTHGQHAEPLTFGLVMAYYASRLHERIVNLEKVVSSLCGKMAGAVGAYNASSLFFEDPEEFEKEVLKELGLKPAPVSTQIVPPEYMTDYVHSLITVFGVLADFSDDMRHLQRTEIGETGEYFAKDQVGSSTMPHKRNPINYENVKSMWKTFMPRMVTMYLDQLSEHQRDLTNSASGRFIAEIASGLMMTVDRLYKVSSRMKINSRKMKNNFNLSKNMIIAEPLYIFLAAAGHPDAHEYVRKLTLKADKEGKDLVELIKADKEIETYLAKLDKRQKDILYNPEQYTGIARERTEEIVTKIRKERGL, encoded by the coding sequence ATGGAACGAAATATTTTTGAAAATATCTGTCCACTTGATCACCGATATTCTTTAAAAAAAGATCTGTTTAATGACCTCGGCAAATACTTTTCGGAAAAGGCTACAATTTATTTTCAGGCTAGAGTTGAGCTGGCCCTGGTTAAGGCCCTGGCCGGGCGTGGGGTATGTAGTTTTGATGTGGTTAAGGAGGTTGAAGAGGCTGTTAAAGGGATAAAGGTAGGGGAAGTATATGAAGAAGAGGCCCGGACCAGGCATAATATAAGGGCTCTTGTTAACTGTATTCGAAAGAAAATAAGTGCTGAGGCCCGTCCCTTTGTCCATCTTTCGGCAACTTCCTTTGATATTGTAGATACGGCCAATAGCCTTCGATATAAAGAAGCTACAGAAAAATTGATTGTACCGGCACTGGAGCGGTTACTGGAGCAGTGGCTTAATCTGGCCGAACAGGAAAGGGATACACTCCAGATTGGCCGTACCCACGGGCAGCATGCTGAACCCCTTACCTTTGGGCTGGTTATGGCTTATTATGCCAGCCGGCTTCATGAGCGGATTGTTAACCTGGAGAAGGTGGTTTCCAGCCTGTGTGGTAAGATGGCCGGGGCGGTAGGAGCCTATAATGCCAGCAGTCTATTTTTTGAAGATCCGGAAGAATTCGAAAAAGAAGTATTAAAGGAACTGGGCCTGAAGCCCGCTCCCGTTTCCACCCAGATAGTCCCTCCCGAATATATGACCGACTATGTCCATTCCCTGATTACTGTTTTTGGGGTTCTGGCTGACTTCAGTGATGATATGAGGCACCTGCAGAGGACAGAAATAGGGGAAACAGGGGAGTATTTTGCTAAAGACCAGGTCGGTTCTTCGACCATGCCCCATAAAAGAAACCCCATTAATTATGAGAATGTTAAAAGCATGTGGAAAACCTTTATGCCCCGGATGGTGACCATGTATCTGGATCAGCTTTCTGAACACCAGAGAGATCTAACCAATTCAGCCTCAGGTCGTTTTATTGCTGAAATAGCCTCAGGATTAATGATGACGGTAGACCGGCTGTATAAAGTATCTTCACGGATGAAAATTAATTCCCGGAAAATGAAGAATAATTTTAACTTAAGTAAAAATATGATAATTGCTGAACCACTCTATATATTCCTGGCAGCTGCTGGCCACCCCGATGCCCATGAATATGTAAGAAAACTTACCCTGAAGGCTGATAAAGAGGGTAAGGATCTGGTTGAATTAATTAAAGCCGACAAAGAAATTGAAACCTACCTGGCTAAACTCGATAAACGCCAGAAGGATATTCTCTATAATCCGGAGCAGTATACCGGTATTGCCCGGGAAAGGACTGAAGAGATTGTGACTAAAATCAGGAAGGAGAGGGGTTTGTAA
- the purQ gene encoding phosphoribosylformylglycinamidine synthase I: MKFGVIVFPGSNCDRDCYHVTARVLGEPTEFIWHEDDRSLAGYDCIIIPGGFSYGDYLRAGAIARFAPVMERVKEFARKGGLVIGICNGFQILLEAGLLPGAMHHNAHLNFNCRYVYLRVENNKTPFTGKFNKGDIINLPVAHKEGNYYIDDRGLEELKENNQIILRYATPGGEVIDEANPNGSIGNIAGITNKNHNVFGLMPHPERASETILGNGSDDGLKIFQSILKAGGVKL, from the coding sequence ATGAAATTTGGAGTAATTGTATTTCCAGGTTCCAACTGTGACCGGGACTGTTATCATGTGACTGCCCGGGTACTGGGAGAGCCGACCGAGTTTATCTGGCATGAAGATGATCGTTCCCTTGCCGGTTATGATTGTATCATTATCCCCGGTGGTTTTTCCTACGGGGATTACCTCAGGGCAGGCGCCATTGCCAGGTTTGCCCCGGTTATGGAACGGGTTAAGGAATTTGCCCGAAAGGGAGGATTAGTAATCGGTATCTGTAATGGCTTTCAGATTTTACTGGAGGCAGGGCTTTTGCCCGGGGCCATGCATCATAATGCCCACCTTAATTTTAACTGCCGGTATGTTTATTTAAGGGTTGAAAATAATAAGACTCCCTTTACAGGTAAGTTCAATAAAGGAGATATAATAAATCTCCCTGTTGCCCATAAAGAGGGTAACTATTATATAGATGACAGGGGTTTAGAGGAATTGAAGGAAAATAACCAGATTATATTAAGGTACGCAACGCCGGGGGGAGAGGTTATAGATGAAGCCAATCCTAATGGTTCAATCGGTAATATTGCCGGCATTACCAATAAAAATCATAATGTATTTGGGCTTATGCCCCATCCTGAAAGGGCCAGTGAAACCATTCTCGGTAATGGGAGTGACGATGGACTTAAAATATTTCAATCAATTCTTAAGGCTGGTGGTGTGAAACTATGA